A window of Bacteroidia bacterium genomic DNA:
CACAGGTTCATATCCAATATGGTTAGGTGTCGCTCAGTTTTTTTTGGTCGTTTTCTTTGATGACTTGTATTTCTTTTTCCTGCACAAATTTTTGCATGAAAACAAATGGGCTTTGCACAAAATCCATGGTGTTCATCATCAAGCAATTATGCCATTCCCTTTGGAATTTATTTATGTGCACCCTGCTGAATGGTTCTTAGGTTCCTTTGGTCCATTCATTGGCGTGTTAATTTGCAAACTGGCTGGGTATCCGATCGGAGAAGCTGCTTTTTTGTTTTATGCCTTTTTCAGAAATTTGCATGAACTGGATATTCATTCCGGAGTAAAATCGTGGTTTTTTAAATGGATTCCGCTTATGGCACCGGCCGAACACCATGATTTGCACCATAGCCGCCCTTTCGGAAATTATGCTTCCATGTTTGTGCTTTGGGATAAAGTATTTGGTACTGAAGTAAAGCCGGAAGAAGTAAAGAAAGGAAACCGTGTAAAATGAAAAAAATCGGCTCTTAAGCCGATTTTTTTCTACCTAATTGGCCTGTACAAGTTTAGAAAATATCCACAATCTTGATGTCTTTGCCATTAAAGTTGGCAGTTTCACCTTTTCGTTTTCCTGATAATACTTTAAATAAGGGGGTTTGCATGCTGATGGCGAAAAAGTCCTCTCCATTTACATTTACCCTTCCTAAACTAACAGTGACAAACAGTTTTTGACTTTCCGTAAAAACAACGCTTCCAAATTGAACTTGAGTATCAGTTTTGTTTGGGTCAACTCTTCTCAAAATTTGCAAATCATTGCTAGTCACTTGAAACTGTCGGGTAAATACTTCCCTTTTGTTTTGCATTTCTTCCCGAAATGAATCCATGTTTTCTTCTGCACCGCCATCATGGTCATTCGCAATACGCTCAGCCTCGTCAATTTCATCTTTTAAGGTTTGAAGATGATTGGTTTGAATACTAATACATGTTTCCAACAATCGCTTCTTTAATTCTACTTTATCCATTCTATATCTTTCCGAAAAAATTAAGGCCGCAAAATTATTAGGAATCTCTTGTAGTTGCCATGTTGTTTAAAAATATTCTAAACTTGATGGTAGTGACTTGATTGTAAGGTTAATAGTCTTAATCCGGACACTTTTTGCAGCGTTTTCCCTTTTTATAGCTTTTGCAACATTTTTTCTTTTTAAAGCAATTTTCCCAATTGCAAACAGAGATAAG
This region includes:
- a CDS encoding sterol desaturase family protein encodes the protein MIISPELKFALTAIGITLGLYVVGLVHSFLVLYTPLFSKNRIQEKPYKDGILWKRLPLISLNIFLLCLVTLVGLYFGYDFFDHTGSYPIWLGVAQFFLVVFFDDLYFFFLHKFLHENKWALHKIHGVHHQAIMPFPLEFIYVHPAEWFLGSFGPFIGVLICKLAGYPIGEAAFLFYAFFRNLHELDIHSGVKSWFFKWIPLMAPAEHHDLHHSRPFGNYASMFVLWDKVFGTEVKPEEVKKGNRVK